A single Ciona intestinalis chromosome 14, KH, whole genome shotgun sequence DNA region contains:
- the LOC100186067 gene encoding protein YIPF5-like translates to MATFQGNDGFYQSNYNNANQDPNYGQQQQGYGGYYDNQGGYNQGGYSGGYPQQPQQPMMMNPTYNNAYSGDIMQPQEPVMGSMPPDSYSGGFEDEPPLLEELGINFDHIYQKTLAVLNPFTITDAGIIKETDLAGPLCFCLALGATLLLGGKVSFGYIYGIGGLGVVAIYALLSIMSMNGVTVGSVASVIGYCILPMVFLSGCSLVISLKGVVGIILTLLTVTWCSLSASKLFVCGFDMESQQLLVAYPCALLYGVFALLTVF, encoded by the exons ATGGCCACATTTCAAGGGAACGACGGTTTTTATCAGTCTAATTACAACAACGCGAATCAGGACCCGAATTATGGTCAACAACAGCAAGG ATATGGTGGTTACTACGATAACCAAGGTGGGTACAACCAAGGGGGTTACAGTGGTGGATACCCCCAACAACCCCAACAACCAATGATGATGAACCCTACGTACAACAACGCATATTCCGGTGATATCATGCAGCCCCAGGAGCCTGTCATGGGGTCCATGCCTCCGGATTCTTACTCCGGAGGTTTTGAGGACGAGCCTCCTCTCCTGGAAGAGCTGGGCATCAACTTTGATCATATTTATCAGAAGACACTTGCAGTGTTGAACCCTTTCACCATCACTGATGCGGGGATTATTAAGGAGACGGACTTAGCCGGCCCCCTATGTTTCTGCTTGGCTTTAGGAGCAACTTTATTATtg GGTGGTAAAGTATCATTTGGATACATCTATGGCATCGGCGGGCTAGGAGTTGTAGCAATATATGCCTTGCTTAGTATCATGTCAATGAATGGAGTCACCGTTGGATCTGTGGCCTCTGTCATCGGGTATTGCATTCTACCTATGGTATTCTTATCTGGTTGTTCTCTTGTTATCTCATTAAA AGGAGTAGTTGGCATCATACTCACCTTGCTTACGGTAACATGGTGCAGTCTATCTGCTTCCAAACTATTTGTATGCGGATTCGACATGGAGTCCCAGCAATTACTTGTCGCTTATCCATGCGCTCTCCTATATGGGGTGTTTGCGTTGCTcactgtattttaa